From Diospyros lotus cultivar Yz01 chromosome 4, ASM1463336v1, whole genome shotgun sequence, a single genomic window includes:
- the LOC127800829 gene encoding uncharacterized protein LOC127800829 gives MNVAREVPPPQQNRIYGKASRLGKSDLVRIASSFSFPQDYKMRLPSQREGCAAFVEGGWIAVYEASLSAGLRFPLSSFGEKFLRDFHLAPAQIHPNGWLILVAFSILCQQRGVMASSELFSCFYSLRGVDQRVNFYSFQRVSGVEKLFVDSPSKVDSFESRWFALMPSNDFMAPRQWCLDPDRKKHAVKYPRPMAIRADYDAAIQKLVALGPIFIRDIMTQENIAAAGWGAPSGNLVGPYGISHDASVIRSPNNDDGPDDAHPLKDEWREGRTEFQEESHSHTSTPYREQVSSKEMGRLGDAIRRKKKASASSRRPQQAEGEGPSKRPQPSREIIATLPVSEAPSQETLPLLSPLPLFQLPHSSPAPPTDVSGSPMPHIVKSHCHSGSQCSQDVAMIEANPSSSSREHPRETHAECNMSGLPFRKDRRVLALEGKHTPIFPDVPLVQSRPVCLEDGRHLRGDHFQVCPGVIDTDSVRDPGIGARLIYSTILPPDEQDMFALNFPDFLDSPEREVIHGVQRMVVANARCRAYHQFMEERMNYWLKEQERWDEQSQHLDQSVREARQERESLREICQGLREQLAQIESTYADRDVAYADQVSTLEHEVEMLNQVCSALRSKTDQQFALSRAREEDLQRELEASRQQQEKDSARIRARAVREYRLSRDCFERKEEYAGGFVKLGFYLARSFLESKRPGESFDDLIFSSEVTENADSLDWRKYEPGAESPNTYLTSSLVDNLENLTGPWEPYEGGPGAPEQIGALSGLDINVTDDPTPFSVALALSPLPVADPSNDTIDP, from the exons ATGAATGTCGCTAGAGAAGTCCCTCCTCCTCAACAAAATAGAATTTATGGCAAAGCTTCTCGTTTGGGGAAAAGTGATCTCGTGAGGATTGCGTCGTCGTTTTCCTTTCCCCAAGATTATAAGATGAGATTGCCTTCTCAACGGGAGGGATGTGCTGCCTTTGTTGAAGGAGGGTGGATAGCTGTATATGAAGCTTCTTTGTCAGCAGGACTTAGATTTCCATTGTCCAGCTTTGGTGAAAAGTTTTTACGAGACTTCCATCTTGCCCCTGCTCAAATTCATCCTAACGGATGGTTAATATTAGTCGCCTTTTCTATTTTGTGTCAACAAAGAGGGGTAATGGCGTCCTCCGaactttttagttgtttttataGCCTCAGAGGGGTAGACCAACGCGTTAATTTTTACTCCTTCCAGCGAGTCTCTGGAGTAGAGAAGTTGTTTGTTGACTCTCCAAGTAAAGTTGATAGCTTTGAAAGTAGGTGGTTTGCGCTAATGCCATCCAATGATTTCATGGCTCCTCGTCAGTGGTGTTTGGATCCTGATCGTAAGAAACACGCCGTCAAATACCCTCGTCCTATGGCTATCCGAGCTGATTATGATGCTGCAATTCAGAAACTAGTTGCTTTAGGTCCAATTTTTATTCGAGATATCATGACACAGGAAAATATCGCTGCTGCGGGCTGGGGTGCCCCATCAGGCAATTTGGTTGGTCCTTATGGCATTTCTCATGATGCATCTGTGATTAGGTCTCCCAATAATGATGATGGTCCCGATGATGCTCATCCTTTAAAAGATGAGTGGAGGGAAGGAAGGACTGAATTTCAAGAGGAGTCCCATTCACACACATCCACCCCCTATAGGGAGCAAGTTTCTTCCAAGG AGATGGGTCGATTGGGTGATGCAattaggaggaagaagaaagcaagTGCAAGCTCGAGAAGGCCTCAGCAAGCTGAAGGTGAGGGTCCTAGTAAGCGACCTCAACCTTCTCGAGAGATAATTGCTACTCTGCCTGTTTCCGAGGCTCCTTCTCAAGAGACCCTGCCTCTACTCTCTCCTCTCCCTTTGTTCCAGTTACCACACTCTTCTCCAGCTCCACCGACGGATGTCTCAGGCTCCCCAATGCCCCATATTGTTAAATCTCACTGCCATTCTGGTTCCCAATGTTCCCAAGATGTTGCGATGATCGAGGCCAACCCTTCTAGTTCGTCTCGTGAGCACCCTCGCGAGACTCATGCTGAATGTAACATGTCGGGTTTGCCTTTTCGCAAGGATCGTCGAGTACTTGCATTGGAGGGCAAACATACACCTATCTTTCCTGATGTCCCGCTAGTGCAGTCTCGTCCTGTTTGTCTAGAGGATGGTCGACACTTGAGAGGTGACCACTTTCAGGTGTGTCCCGGTGTGATTGATACAGATTCTGTGAGGGACCCTGGGATAGGTGCTCGTCTCATTTATTCTACCATTCTTCCTCCAGACGAGCAGGACATGTTTGCACTTAATTTTCCTGACTTTTTGGACAGTCCAGAACGTGAAGTAATCCAT GGGGTGCAACGCATGGTGGTAGCGAATGCTCGATGTCGAGCTTATCACCAATTTATGGAGGAACGAATGAACTACTGGCTTAAGGAACAAGAAAGATGGGATGAGCAATCACAACACTTGGATCAATCTGTTCGTGAGGCCCGACAAGAGAGGGAGTCCCTTCGTGAGATATGTCAAGGGCTTCGCGAGCAACTTGCTCAGATTGAGTCTACCTATGCTGATCGAGATGTTGCTTATGCCGATCAAGTTAGCACCCTGGAGCATGAGGTTGAGATGCTTAACCAAGTTTGCTCTGCTCTTCGTTCAAAGACAGATCAACAATTTGCTTTGAGTCGGGCACGGGAGGAGGACCTTCAGAGGGAGCTCGAGGCTTCTCGACAACAACAGGAAAAAGATAGTGCTCGGATTAGGGCCAGGGCGGTTAGAGAGTATCGTCTCTCTCGCGACTGTTTTGAGAGGAAAGAAGAATATGCTGGTGGTTTTGTGAAGCTTGGTTTTTATTTGGCACGCTCTTTCCTCGAGTCGAAGAGGCCTGGTGAGTCCTTTGATGATTTGATCTTTTCTTCTGAGGTTACTGAGAACGCAGATTCTCTGGATTGGCGTAAATATGAGCCAGGTGCTGAGAGCCCCAACACTTATCTCACCTCTTCTTTAGTAGATAATTTGGAGAATTTGACAGGTCCTTGGGAGCCGTATGAAGGTGGTCCAGGGGCTCCAGAGCAGATTGGTGCCCTCTCAGGTTTAGATATTAATGTAACTGATGACCCGACTCCTTTCTCTGTAGCCTTGGCTCTTTCTCCTCTTCCAGTTGCAGATCCTTCCAACGATACGATTGATCCCTGA